From a single Apium graveolens cultivar Ventura chromosome 2, ASM990537v1, whole genome shotgun sequence genomic region:
- the LOC141698468 gene encoding uncharacterized protein LOC141698468, with protein sequence MQLQYPLLFPHGDIGYYREIPLNRHVKHYKRDVEVTESEDPDEKGARKYITMREFYNYKLMIRLSEGLTPHLGGHLWQQYVVDAFTAIEKYRLDWIRDHQTTIRSDLYHNIRDAMQKGDRNPSNIGKAIIFPASFTGSKRYMTHYFKDSLAICQTLGHPSLFLTMTTNTKWPKIQRMLKHMSGVDVADAPDVVARVFKMKVDQLMDMIKKKNYFGRCIGVMHVIEFQKRGLPHAHILIWLHPDDRPKTTEQIDKMVSAEILDPEIDPVGYNAVSNYMIHGPCGPDYTKSPCMVKGNCIKHFPKRYNSHTFFDECGFPIYKRKRTGITINKKGVNLDNRFVVPFNRDLLGHDTATMCLRKTRTGTSVTIPKKAPKGPIDEVKHYLDGRYICASEASWRIFAFDIHSHWPSVERLLIHLPGEKHVSFKAGDVLEDVCDKEISKKTKLEAWFDVNQTFPNVRNYSYSEFQNKFTWHPRPGIWKERKRGDIIGRLSEVHSSSGELLYLRMLLLRKIGSMSFEDLKTVN encoded by the exons ATGCAACTTCAATATCCATTACTTTTCCCTCACGGAGATATTGGATATTACCGTGAGATCCCATTAAATAGACATGTGAAGCATTATAAGAGAGACGTAGAAGTTACCGAATCTGAAGATCCTGACGAAAAAGGTGCTAGAAAGTATATTACAATGAGAgagttttataattataaactaATGATACGTCTTTCAGAAG GTTTGACACCACATCTTGGAGGTCATTTATGGCAGCAATATGTTGTGGATGCTTTCACCGCAATTGAGAAGTACAGATTGGACTGGATTAGAGACCATCAAACTACTATAAGATCTGATCTCTACCATAATATCAGAGATGCAATGCAAAAGGGAGATAGAAATCCATCCAATATTGGTAAAGCAATCATTTTTCCCGCTTCATTCACCGGAAGTAAGCGCTATATGACTCATTATTTTAAAGACTCATTAGCAATATGTCAAACTTTAGGACATCCTTCATTGTTCCTTACTATGACCACTAATACAAAATGGCCCAAAATTCAGCGCATGTTAAAACATATGTCTGGTGTTGATGTTGCTGATGCACCTGATGTTGTAGCCAGAGTCTTTAAAATGAAGGTTGATCAACTTATGGATATGATTAAAAAGAAAAATTATTTTGGCAGATGTATAGGAG TGATGCATGTAATTGAATTCCAGAAGCGTGGATTGCCTCATGCTCATATATTAATTTGGTTGCACCCCGATGATAGACCTAAAACAACTGAGCAAATTGATAAAATGGTATCAGCTGAAATTCTCGATCCAGAAATTGATCCAGTTGGATATAATGCCGTGAGCAATTATATGATCCATGGACCATGTGGTCCTGATTATACTAAATCTCCATGCATGGTCAAAGGCAACTGTATAAAGCATTTTCCTAAGCG GTATAATTCTCATACATTTTTTGATGAGTGTGGATTCCCCATATATAAAAGAAAGAGGACTGGAATTACCATTAACAAGAAGGGGGTCAATCTTGATAATCGCTTTGTTGTCCCATTCAATCGCGATCTTTTG GGTCATGACACGGCAACAATGTGTTTGAGGAAAACACGTACAGGTACTTCTGTAACAATCCCAAAAAAAGCACCAAAAGGTCCGATTGATGAGGTAAAACATTATTTGGATGGGAGATATATTTGCGCGTCAGAAGCATCTTGGAGAATATTTGCTTTTGACATTCATTCCCATTGGCCATCGGTAGAGAGGTTACTGATACATTTACCAGGCGAGAAGCATGTTTCGTTTAAGGCTGGAGATGTCTTGGAGGATGTTTGCGACAAGGAAATATCAAAAAAAACCAAGTTAGAAGCATGGTTTGATGTAAATCAGACTTTCCCAAATGTGAGGAATTATAGTTATTCTGAATTTCAAAATAAATTTACTTGGCATCCTCGACCTGGTATctggaaagaaaggaaaagagGAGATATTATTGGGAGACTCTCTGAAGTGCATTCATCAAGTGGTGAACTATTATATCTCCGCATGCTGTTACTTAGGAAGATAGGTTCCATGTCTTTTGAAGATCTTAAAACTGTTAATTGA